A stretch of the Salvelinus fontinalis isolate EN_2023a chromosome 22, ASM2944872v1, whole genome shotgun sequence genome encodes the following:
- the LOC129819565 gene encoding chloride intracellular channel protein 1-like has translation MSDEDRLQVELFVKAGNDGQSIGNCPFSQRLFMVLWLKGVTFNVTTVDMKRKPDILKDLAPGAQPPFLLYGTEVKTDTNKIEEFLEENLSPPKYPRLASRNPESNTAGLDVFSKFSAYIKNSNPQLHDNLEKGLLKALKKLDDYLGSPLPDEIDENSADDVTSSSRPFLDGQVLTLADCNLLPKLNIVKVVCLKYRTFSIPKSLSNLWRYLDAAYAREEFSSTCPNDTEIHIAYSAVAKALK, from the exons ATGAGTGACGAAGATAGACTTCAAGTTGAACTTTTTGTGAAG GCAGGCAATGATGGCCAGAGCATTGGCAACTGTCCATTCTCCCAGCGTCTCTTCATGGTGCTGTGGCTCAAAGGAGTCACTTTCAACGTCACCACCGTGGACATGAAGAG GAAACCAGACATCCTTAAGGACCTGGCCCCTGGCGCTCAGCCCCCCTTCCTGCTCTACGGGACGGAGGTGAAAACCGACACCAACAAGATAGAAGAGTTCCTGGAGGAGAACCTGTCCCCTCCAAA GTACCCACGCCTGGCTTCCAGGAACCCTGAGTCTAACACAGCCGGCCTAGACGTGTTCTCCAAGTTCTCGGCCTACATCAAGAATTCAAACCCCCAGCTCCAtgaca ACCTAGAGAAAGGCTTGCTCAAGGCCCTGAAGAAGCTAGACGACTACCTTGGCTCCCCACTTCCTGACGAGATTGACGAGAATAGCGCTGATGATGTCACTTCCTCCTCCCGTCCCTTCCTGGATGGGCAGGTCCTCACTCTGGCCGACTGCAACTTGCTTCCCAAGCTGAACATTGTCAAG GTGGTGTGTCTGAAGTATCGCACTTTCTCCATCCCTAAGTCTCTCTCCAACCTGTGGCGATACCTGGACGCTGCGTACGCCCGCGAGGAGTTCTCCTCTACCTGCCCCAACGACACAGAGATACACATCGCCTACTCAGCCGTGGCTAAAGCACTTAAGTAG
- the LOC129819564 gene encoding prostate stem cell antigen-like, with amino-acid sequence MSHPQLFLLFLCCLPLAAPLCCYTCVFPAISPMDCLKFPQECPAGQRCLASTAVGTRGSLRLVLYEKSCAIPSQCGLSGEKHTAGLNFTYHNNCCDTDLCNGAMAHAAPIWRGGALCILPILSLIQG; translated from the exons ATGTCTCATCCACAACTGTTTCTTCTTTTCCTGTGCTGTCTTCCTTTGGCAG CACCTCTTTGTTGTTACACATGTGTGTTTCCTGCCATCTCTCCCATGGACTGCCTCAAGTTCCCTCAGGAGTGTCCTGCTGGACAGCGCTGCCTAGCTAGCACCGCAGTGGGGACGCGAG GCTCCCTGCGTCTGGTCCTGTATGAGAAGAGCTGTGCCATTCCCTCCCAATGTGGTCTGTCTGGGGAGAAACATACTGCAGGCCTGAACTTCACCTACCACAACAACTGCTGTGACACTGACCTGTGCAACGGGGCTATGGCCCATGCTGCCCCCATCTGGAGGGGAGGTGCACTGTGCATCCtgcctattctctctctcatacagGGCTGA
- the LOC129819568 gene encoding ly-6/neurotoxin-like protein 1 — translation MKRNILIALTVLVGFIAVAQSLTCKQCSVGIFGTCFLPTNMVCDNSTLNCFTGEANFNATGALKLHTRGCLDTELCGKTISATILGAGITSSFSCCQTDLCNGASSVHVSVTVALSAALMAWGV, via the exons ATGAAGAGGAACATTTTGATTGCGCTGACTGTCCTGGTGGGCTTCATAGCGGTGG CCCAGTCCTTGACCTGTAAGCAGTGCAGTGTGGGGATCTTTGGGACATGTTTCCTTCCCACAAACATGGTGTGTGACAACTCCACTCTCAACTGCTTCACCGGAGAAGCAA ATTTCAATGCCACTGGGGCTCTGAAACTCCACACCCGTGGTTGTCTGGACACAGAACTGTGTGGCAAGACCATCAGTGCAACCATCCTGGGTGCTGGTATCACGAGCAGCTTCTCATGCTGCCAGACAGACCTGTGTAACGGGGCCAGCTCCGTCCACGTCTCTGTGACTGTAGCCCTCAGCGCCGCCCTGATGGCCTGGGGCGTTTAG